The genomic window atgttcaaGTTTTGTGAATGATATTTAAGTTCTAAGATAAGCAATTAGTTCTCAGccctattgtaataaataattatacaaatataactgCCATGCAATACACGCGTTTCCAGTAACTATAAACACACCAAGGCACCGAGTTATCGTCAATGGATGAAAATCAAGGAGAAGATAGACCGATTATTAGTGTGAGTGTAAATGATCAATCATCACtgtctaaatattattgaaaggtCTTGCcgaagatataatatatgaatggtgaactaacatattttctcaaattttattaaatgtattttttttcagaatcccataagtttttacttttcaataaCTTAATACAAGCGGACAtatgttatgatttatgagtgtattaaaaattaaaaaaaacttatacatCCGGTATACTTGACTTATTCTtgactataattatagtaataaggTTTCTTGAGTCtagtatttgataaaaacaatataaaatataaggttatttttttccttcgaTTTACCGAAAGGATTATAAATTAGAGCCTTAGCCGTGAATGGTAAACCGTAAATTTGcaacaagtataataagttttatacattacttatataaaataattcggCAATTActctaatatcaaataaatttacaaattttaattcagcACTCCAGTCTATTAATTAATGCCAAATATATCACTATACATCCCCGTAACAACTAACAAATAACGTAtttcctatttataaataaaatgaattccaATTTacgactattttattataacgtattacataagtacataaccaattaaaactattattattaaaccagGTATTGCATTATGCTACTAAGTAGTAGTTGTTCTAgacagtattttaaatgtggTTAAAGTGGGATGAAGTGTCAGGACACGGAAATATTTCGAAACACTTCACTTTATAAaagaaacttaaatatatatatatttactgagCTATTGCAATAAgtgaaacttaaataattaaatattattaattaatacgatactaattactaattatttactacTAAAGTACtaagtattatgatttatgacatTGATATGAGTATTTAATCAAGGGACGAatgattgcatttttttttttgtatagttaatattatgtataggaacATTTGagaaaattttgttataatttgaaatgagATTATATTTCATAGGTACATTCCTTACCGAAAATCgtatggtaatttttttaaagactcTCCCACCTAAACTAAATTGTGTTTCTACTTAATAGGCGGagaaatgaatttttaaaatgtgggtacctaaaattaaaagatatttcaagaaaacacaataattcattaatatacatacttttttataataacctatttttatgagtattttaattaactaggtATCACGATTGCGCTGAATTtacttatacctattgtaCATAGGTAGtttcagtaataaataatctgtACTTGATTTGTCATGAATgaggtaaatttataattaaaattctaatttagtttttttaaacgttcaaTTCAGGGAGAGGGGTGGATGATGTGTGCTCAACAcccttataatttatagttaataacttCTTAatagttcattttatttatttattaaatacatttaaattaataagtaaactgaaaaaagaaataattaaaaattaaattattgaataggGGTGTGGGGATAAAGTTGCTCATTTGTAAATCATTATCATGATACGTAAGACTTGCTGGAAAACCAGGGGTTTACAGTACGTCAGCGCAAGCacttttttcattgaaatcaTATCCCTgcttatagtataggtattatataataactagctACTGACATACTGGCAcgagagtaaaataatattgaatatagtaTACTACACTATGGATTGGGGTGTATGCGTAGTGAGTGTAAGGGACTAACGCACTACAAAatcttaacaaatataaaatttgcgCTTATGAGTACAGCTAGCTACtaccattaattttataatataaaattattttatgttcacgtatgacctaattataatattaattttattgacgtTGCAATCCACTaatgtcaatataattaataatgtttatagacaaaattaaatcacaaatACCTATCTCATTTGAAGTTAGACGCTTATAgcggttataaaattaattttatctttcggttaaaaatatacttaatactcgtatatctatatatttgcGACGCACATCGTACTTTGTAGTTTAAGTTTAACACAGTGGGTGGTCACTGCTGGGTATAGGACACCAAGTATTGAATATCTagctaaaaatgtaatcatgGCAAGCTATATTGTGAGTGTCAAGTACCTAtcgttcaatttaaatttataaaataaacgataaatataatactcacGGAATATTATGCCGAACTTCGTCAACCAATTTTCGGCATTTTAAGGCGACCGTGCAACTACACAGATgtgaaatttaaagaaaatcctataaataatatttggacAGTGGCTAAGCAATCAGAgggataaaaacaaatttactgCGCGGTCGCAGGAGGATCTCCAACCGAGGAAATCGACCGACTTCTTTAAATGTGTTACCAACgtaacattttcataaaaaataacaatgtcataaaaaattgtttatttttttattattgacatttaactttttataggtaaacatgttgcattttatgattttttgctTAATTATTCGTTaacaaattagtttaaaaatcggAATTTTACCCTgagtgttattttttgtaaccaGTGTGACCAACAAAGAGGATATTTAGAATTATGGGCCAGTGTAGACCACTTACGTTGACATAAATGTCCGTGTCAatgaaatagttaattattaatttgccaAAAGCTTTGACTATCCACTTAACAACACTGAactatatagtacatacacattacacatcgGAGGTTGAACATTTGAATACCTAAACCGTTCTTACTAAAGAGTagagtttttaattgttggaattttgttaaaaattgattgattCATCCCGTTTCTAACTATTATTGATACTGGTGTTTACCATCAGTACGTGAAAGATGCAAATCAAGGATCCAGAACGTTTCAAAACCTGGCTGACAGCCGTCCTGGGACCAATATGCGAAGCTGATCCCGCAGCACtggctaaatatatatttgcattattaaaacGCGATCGACCAATAAATGAACTGCAGAAGTTTCTTCAGTCGCAACTAGAAGAGTTTTTGAATAACGACACAGAAggttttactgttttattagTAGAAACGTTGCGAAACGAGTCTTATTTGATCGATGACCCAGTCGAGAATAAATGTGAAATTGCGGTCACTTCGTCTGGTGAAAAATCTGATACTGGTGAGAAGCAAACTATTGACAAACCAATTATTAGGGATGATGAAAAACCTAGGTCTAGGTCACGTTCTCTTGTACTTTCGAGATCGCCGAGGACTAAAGATGTCAAATTCACAAGATCAAAACGTTATCGTCGGGATGATCACACCAGTGATGAAGATGAAGAAAGAGAATCATACCGTAAGTATCGTTACCACGGTCGGTCATGGTCACCAAGACGTTCAAAATCTCCAAAATTCAAACGAAGGTTTAGATCTCCAAAAAACCGGTCTCGATCTCGGTCTCAATCTGGATCACCCGTTAAAAAACCAAAAGAAGATATATTTGCTGAATTCAAAAAATCTGAAGGTATTGAAAAGAAGACATTGGGGCGATGTGTTGATTTCGATGAAAAAGGTTACTGTATGAAAGGTGATTTATGTGTTTATGATCATGGAAAAGATCCAGTAGTATTAGCTACAGGTAATGGTGTTTTAAGTTTCCAAAATGCTGGGGCATCTTTTACAAACCCATTAACTCCTGCATTTCCAGTACCTATTGTTCAAAATGTACCAGTACCAGTACCAGTACAACCTTATCCTCCAGCTCAAAATCAGCGAATGTACTATCCAAGTACAGAAGGATCTTACTGGGTTCGAGGCAGTGGAGAacagaaattttcaaaacaaaaacgtGAGTTAGTTAGTGTACCTACTGGTGAAGTacaaaatcgttttaaaagaaaaaattttaaaaaagaagaaaataattctaataacaataaaaagccAAAGTTTGACTATAGACGTTTAGGTCCTAAGGTATCCTCAAATGAAgtacaattgaaaaatgttccagaaaatttaaataatattagtagtttgaataatagttttatgaaGTTTGGAAAAATCACCAATATTCAGACAAGTAGTGAAAATAAAGAAGCTACAATTACGTTTTCTGCTTCTCATGAAGCACAGAAAGCGTATCAAAATATAGAAACGGTTTTTGGAACTTTACCAATTACAGCCAATTGGTTTTCTGATAATTCAGTAGAAGTTAAACCAGTAGAAGACAAAATTGCTTCACCACCCCAAAAACCTAAAACTCTGTCTTTAGATAATAGAATTACCGGTCAAACCCGATtaacaaatgaaaaagaaGCTGAAGTCATCAAATCATCGTTACTTAAAAAACAAGAAGAGGCTAAAAAACTAGCTCAAGACTTTTCTGCTGCCATCACCAAACGTAAACAAGAATTATTAGACAAACAGTtagaacaattaaataaattaatagaagcTGCACCTAATGTTAAAGGtgaacaaaaacaaatgttaatgGCTACTATTATTCAACTCAaaactaatattgaaaatattcaagcAGATCTGGCATCTGCAGTAAAAAGACCAATTGTATCTCAAACTAATGTCAAAGTTTTAAGTAACCCCACTCCAAAAACACCTACTAAAGaggataaattattagaagCCAAACAGGAAGCATTGAAAAACTTGCTGTTAACTGACTtagatttattcattaaacaaCAACAAGGACATAGTGACGAGAAGGAAATattagatttgaaaaaaaatgttattattttgagaaataaattgaaaGGTCTTGGAATTACACCGGTGTCTGGGGTGGCTAAAACTGCATATCAAATGAAAGAAAAATTGGCTATTGCTAACAAATTGCTGGAAGCTAAGAACAAAGTGCGTGAAACCAAAACTACCAGTATCTCAGTTGATCATCGACCAACTCAATTATTAGTGTCTGGGTATGAAGCAGATGATGAAGACCAAGTTGTTACACACTTTTTGCAgtttggtaatattattgaatatatatctGATACAATCATTCCTGCACTagtcataaaatatgaaataagaaAAGATGCAGAAACTGCACAAATCAAGGGTAAGCTTTTCCAAGATAGAAGATTATCAGTTACATGGTATAATTCACAACATGACTTTGTTGATACTTCCAATATTAAAGCAGGACCATGCATGGGTGCCCGGTTAGAAGATAATTCAACTGCTAAACACTTCGATGACAAGgactaattattgtttatgtgttttgttataaatgtgtgatctatatacctaaaatatgtatataataaatacaaatataatggtaataattaatattttaatcatgtaTCCCATTGTTAGAGATATATTTCCTTaatgtatctaatatatttaaattattagcacctgaatataaattgtgcatttaattttataatcaggtattaaataaattgagatAAGACAAATCTTTATTTATgtcattacattttacattttaattgttaacttagtaagagtaataatattgttaattattttaacaccataaataaaagataaattacagtttcaaataattttaaaatttctttttattttattgtatgttataatatacattatagaacTTTCATTTCATTAGCATgatattaatacattgtacACGTATTTAGAGaataattgcaaatatttttaaattttcaaatatgagactgaattttatttctttagtcatttttaattgttaaaatgtcTAACTATTCAatgatgattaaataaatatatttaaataacatctggatgttaaatatttattatcttcaaattttgataaaaccactcataaaataacacaataatacattacataataataaaatatacactgtaTTGAGCAGAATATCACCTAACTTTTcctttaagttaatattaaatatgaaagtttcaaatttgaattattgctTTTCATTTGGGGATTagcaatatgttataattaatacatctaGTTACatgatacttttttattacagCTTAggcagtttataaaaaaaataattaatagtataaaataatatatgaccaCAGGAGGtaagattaaaatacttaattcaatgtgaaataaatatagagaatgataaaaagtatataaattaagtactgCTATACTATTTTTAGGATATGTTTAttgtccataaaaaaaattttatactttaaatcatTACATACCTTATTTACAACTTATGACAAATGGAACTACTCGGAACtaagtatttttgatttagtaTAGAAACtattagaaacaaaaaaaaaattatggttaaacttaattttaaattaataacctgtaataattaaatgtatcaatcgtataaattagtaacattaaatatttaagtgttaaacatttatgaattataaacatgttttagattaaaataaaaataattttgattttatttgatagAGGAATTAAGATGGAAATGAGCCACATTCAATGTGGGATGTCTTCTTATAAATCTTGGGAAAAATAGAATCtaggataataatacaacatttatgataataattatatatttttacaacagtatataatattatacaacaagttatagtataggtacataatgtattttcttatatatatataaatatatatatatataatatattattctacttttttttattttatagtagtgTCGTTGATCATACACTTTTCTACAGTAATCACATAAGATCAACACACttaggtagtataataatgctatctcttatgatattatatttgataaataattaaaataataatgtgtctgtttcattttgtatatctatatattatattgagaaaaatataaaatattttatttgttaaaacaaaaatggcaGAACATTTctcaatacaataaatatacaaaatattgttctttattcatttttagttttgatgtCAAATTAGACAGAAATACAATATCATCCTTACATTGAACATACCTCACATGaatatacaacatttataacaaCCACTTCGGAAAACATTTAAGTTTGAAACAggcacatacatattattattatacttgatttagataatatatataaatattgtggtgtatatatttattttattttaatgatattgtcAGACTAgacttaaacataaattactctacaattttaatttaagtgtcaggactaattaattattcactttttggatcttaaataatttgaatttttacatgttatcttataaatattacattttttatttatttatataattataaagtatgtaatgataattaattgttgtaaattaaatgcgaaatatttcaattttagaaATCAAGGTCCcttttgtgttttaaaagtGAATGTTGAATTGAATATGGgaaaataacagaaaaatgACTAGAGCCAATACTGATCTATAATtgcagtatttatataaaatgataaaaggcaaattttttcatcaaggtttaataaaaaataaataaaatacataaagaaTGCACAGTTTGACTCACACATAAGAGCTTGGTTTGATCACCAAATTAAGGTGGTACTAATTTTGAGattcaattaaacaatataattgcatttaattttaagattacaATATCCAGGGTACATtgaatatgtgtataaatgtagagtattcattttcaaaacacatacatagtataatgaaaaagagttagtaaaaattacctttccaaattgaaaattttcaataactatGAAGTTTCAAAACATTTGATCAACAATGTAAACCATTTTGTAACAAGATAAGGATGGAATATggtcattataataactgaactgaaaaaaatagcttactaagtgttttttaacagcatcactataaaatgtacatttaacaaaatcaatgaaattaaaaatagaaataataaaaagaaagggattaaaaaaaatatatatatataattattgattattaataatgggagttcaatcatataaaatatgataatacataGAAACCTTAAacactataattttactaaaaattaaaatcacagAAACTTAATAAGTTATGcacaataatttactttttaaatgtttagttttagaaaaaaaaaaatgaatataataaaacaatttcaaagaaaaagtaataattcaaCTTAAAAAATCATGATTACTGCAAAATACTACAATGATGGATTTGATCAAAGGTCGGTCAAAACAAAAGACACAAAGATAAAGTTAACTAAGTGtcttactaatttatattatacatttactgtacctatacaaatactTTGACTAGGCTGTCAGCTCCAGCACTGGCAATATATGCTTCAGATGGATGAAATGCGACATCTAATATAGATTCGTCTAACTTTTTTCGATGCGCTGTAATTTCTTGTACACAAGTTTTACTTTCTAAATTCCATATTCTGATGGATGAGTCATGACCTAAAATAaccaattacaaatttttatgagtatttatatttattacttatatatttttaaaaattccaagtcTTACTtccagataataaatataagccaTTAGGATCAACAGCCAAACTAGTTACAGCATCTAAATGGGCAACCATAGAATGAACCATTTTTCCAGTATTGTTATCGAAGAAACGAATATGATGGTCATCATGTGCTGTAATAGTTAGAGGTAATGTTGGGTGGCATTTAACCCGATGAATTAGCTGAGTTGCCATTTCAGTTGGatcctattataatatcatacaatttattatttaatatataaaagtaaatttcaaattataatagaacacTTGTAAATATTAACCTTTGAGCATTCTAATCGAGTTATTGGACTCTTAGtttcaatatcataaataacacAATGAGATGAATTATACGATGCAACAAATTGACCTTCTACATCTCTCACATAATCAACTGAGGTAGGAATTTcatctgtataataaaataagatatttaatatattatattaataatataataacaataaaaactatattcataattgtttacaattttctTTACCTTGATCAGAAACATAAGATGACAAACATGGTGTCTTGAGATTAGTTGGTGACCAGAGTTTAACTGAACCATCAGCTGAACATGATAACAATTCAGAACGATTATGATGAACTGAAATTCCCCATACAGCATCTTCGTGGCCTTCTAGGTTGTtgatcaaaatgtttttatctaaacacaaaatgtatacataaatataatagtaacttGTACAgttactgtattttatattcaattaccATAAGAATCATAGGGATCTATATTAGCTGATGGCATTGACCATACTTTGATAACATTATCCAAACCACCACTATAACAGTGTTCACCATTTTTACTGATTGCCAAACAAAAGACTGGGCCAGTATGGCttctaaatgtatataatggcTCTACATCTAAAGA from Aphis gossypii isolate Hap1 chromosome 1, ASM2018417v2, whole genome shotgun sequence includes these protein-coding regions:
- the LOC114122162 gene encoding RNA-binding protein 26 — encoded protein: MQIKDPERFKTWLTAVLGPICEADPAALAKYIFALLKRDRPINELQKFLQSQLEEFLNNDTEGFTVLLVETLRNESYLIDDPVENKCEIAVTSSGEKSDTGEKQTIDKPIIRDDEKPRSRSRSLVLSRSPRTKDVKFTRSKRYRRDDHTSDEDEERESYRKYRYHGRSWSPRRSKSPKFKRRFRSPKNRSRSRSQSGSPVKKPKEDIFAEFKKSEGIEKKTLGRCVDFDEKGYCMKGDLCVYDHGKDPVVLATGNGVLSFQNAGASFTNPLTPAFPVPIVQNVPVPVPVQPYPPAQNQRMYYPSTEGSYWVRGSGEQKFSKQKRELVSVPTGEVQNRFKRKNFKKEENNSNNNKKPKFDYRRLGPKVSSNEVQLKNVPENLNNISSLNNSFMKFGKITNIQTSSENKEATITFSASHEAQKAYQNIETVFGTLPITANWFSDNSVEVKPVEDKIASPPQKPKTLSLDNRITGQTRLTNEKEAEVIKSSLLKKQEEAKKLAQDFSAAITKRKQELLDKQLEQLNKLIEAAPNVKGEQKQMLMATIIQLKTNIENIQADLASAVKRPIVSQTNVKVLSNPTPKTPTKEDKLLEAKQEALKNLLLTDLDLFIKQQQGHSDEKEILDLKKNVIILRNKLKGLGITPVSGVAKTAYQMKEKLAIANKLLEAKNKVRETKTTSISVDHRPTQLLVSGYEADDEDQVVTHFLQFGNIIEYISDTIIPALVIKYEIRKDAETAQIKGKLFQDRRLSVTWYNSQHDFVDTSNIKAGPCMGARLEDNSTAKHFDDKD